One Nocardioides luti DNA window includes the following coding sequences:
- a CDS encoding FAD-linked oxidase C-terminal domain-containing protein gives MTPTDVSTEAPVLATLRSALPADRVVVDPGVLASYVHDEAEWAEYGTPAALVRPRSTEEVRAVVLACLEHGTALVTRGAGTGLSGAANAVDGCVVLSTEKMAAITEINGVERLAVVQPGVVNDDLRAACAAEGLWYPPDPASAPWSTIGGNVATNAGGLCCVKYGVTRDYVLELELVNGLGEVVRVGRRTAKGVVGYDLVGLMVGSEGTLGVVTEVTVRLRGSRAPERTVVGYFDSVVDAGRAVEAVGASGVVPSALELVDRHCLEAVDAWKNMGLSVDANVVLLGRSDAPGPAGDEESATMLRCFEEAGATFAAASTDEAEAEALFDARRLAYPALERLGPLLTEDVCVPKAAVPEMLARVEAAATRHDVLIANIAHAGDGNLHPLISTPPGDDAARDRAQEAFRQIIADALDLGGTVSGEHGVGLLKREGLAQELSPQVVAMQRAVKQALDPHGILNPGKVL, from the coding sequence GTGACCCCCACCGACGTCTCCACCGAAGCCCCCGTCCTCGCCACGCTGCGGTCCGCCCTGCCGGCCGACCGGGTGGTCGTCGACCCGGGGGTGCTCGCGTCCTACGTCCACGACGAGGCGGAGTGGGCGGAGTACGGCACCCCGGCCGCGCTGGTCCGACCGCGCAGCACCGAGGAGGTGCGGGCGGTGGTCCTGGCCTGCCTCGAGCACGGCACTGCCCTGGTGACCCGCGGCGCCGGCACCGGCCTGTCCGGCGCCGCCAACGCCGTCGACGGCTGCGTCGTGCTCTCCACCGAGAAGATGGCCGCGATCACGGAGATCAACGGCGTCGAGCGGCTCGCGGTCGTGCAGCCCGGCGTGGTGAACGACGACCTGCGCGCGGCCTGCGCGGCGGAGGGCCTCTGGTACCCCCCGGACCCCGCCAGCGCCCCGTGGTCGACGATCGGCGGGAACGTGGCGACCAACGCCGGGGGCCTGTGCTGCGTGAAGTACGGCGTCACCCGCGACTACGTGCTCGAGCTGGAGCTCGTCAACGGTCTCGGCGAGGTGGTCCGGGTCGGCCGCCGCACGGCCAAGGGCGTCGTCGGCTACGACCTGGTCGGGCTGATGGTCGGCAGCGAGGGCACCCTCGGCGTCGTCACCGAGGTGACCGTGCGGCTGCGCGGCTCCCGGGCCCCCGAGCGCACGGTGGTCGGCTACTTCGACTCCGTCGTCGACGCCGGCCGCGCGGTGGAGGCGGTCGGCGCGAGCGGCGTCGTCCCGTCCGCGCTCGAGCTGGTCGACCGGCACTGCCTCGAGGCCGTCGACGCCTGGAAGAACATGGGTCTCTCGGTCGACGCGAACGTCGTGCTCCTCGGCCGAAGCGACGCCCCCGGTCCGGCCGGTGACGAGGAGTCCGCGACGATGCTGCGCTGCTTCGAGGAGGCCGGCGCGACCTTCGCCGCGGCCTCGACCGACGAGGCGGAGGCGGAGGCGCTCTTCGACGCGCGCCGGCTGGCCTACCCGGCCCTGGAGCGGCTGGGGCCGCTGCTGACCGAGGACGTCTGCGTCCCGAAGGCCGCGGTGCCCGAGATGCTCGCCCGCGTCGAGGCGGCGGCGACCCGGCACGACGTCCTGATCGCGAACATCGCGCACGCCGGCGACGGCAACCTGCACCCGCTCATCAGCACCCCGCCCGGGGACGACGCGGCCCGCGACCGGGCCCAGGAGGCGTTCCGCCAGATCATCGCCGACGCGCTCGACCTCGGCGGCACCGTCAGCGGCGAGCACGGCGTCGGGCTGCTCAAGCGCGAGGGCCTCGCGCAGGAGCTCTCGCCCCAGGTCGTCGCCATGCAGCGGGCGGTCAAGCAGGCCCTCGACCCGCACGGCATCCTCAATCCCGGCAAGGTGCTGTGA
- a CDS encoding alpha/beta fold hydrolase, whose amino-acid sequence MTDAPAAAPLRHRTVVLPDGARLAVQESGPGDGPALLLLPGQANSHDWWTGLRDGFADRFRTITFDYRGTGATRAVEEPWSTDLFADDARRVLAACGVPRAHVYATSMGGRVAQVLAADHPAYVDRLVLACTSPGGAVGLERSQDVRRALGQRDRAARTRALLDLMYTPDWSGRGLRSHLLGDPTMTGRAQELHLRVSARHDAVDRLPSVAAPTLVLHGSDDLMSPVGNAALLAERLPDAEVEITDGGRHGFFDEHREPVGARVRSFLLG is encoded by the coding sequence GTGACCGACGCCCCCGCCGCCGCGCCGCTCCGGCACCGGACCGTCGTGCTGCCCGACGGCGCCCGGCTCGCGGTGCAGGAGTCCGGCCCCGGCGACGGGCCGGCGCTGCTGCTGCTCCCGGGGCAGGCGAACTCGCACGACTGGTGGACGGGGTTGCGCGACGGCTTCGCGGACCGGTTCCGCACGATCACCTTCGACTACCGCGGGACCGGCGCGACCCGCGCGGTCGAGGAGCCCTGGTCGACCGACCTCTTCGCCGACGACGCCCGCCGGGTGCTCGCGGCCTGCGGCGTCCCGCGCGCCCACGTCTACGCCACGTCGATGGGCGGGCGGGTCGCCCAGGTCCTGGCGGCCGACCACCCGGCGTACGTCGACCGGCTGGTGCTCGCCTGCACGTCGCCCGGGGGCGCGGTCGGGCTCGAGCGCAGCCAGGACGTCCGTCGGGCCCTCGGCCAGCGCGACCGCGCCGCGCGCACCCGTGCCCTGCTCGACCTGATGTACACCCCGGACTGGTCGGGCCGGGGCCTGCGCAGCCACCTGCTCGGCGACCCGACGATGACCGGCCGCGCCCAGGAGCTGCACCTGCGCGTCAGCGCCCGCCACGACGCCGTCGACCGGCTGCCGTCGGTCGCGGCCCCGACGCTGGTGCTGCACGGCAGCGACGACCTGATGTCGCCGGTCGGCAACGCCGCGCTGCTCGCGGAGCGGCTGCCCGACGCCGAGGTCGAGATCACCGACGGCGGCCGGCACGGCTTCTTCGACGAGCACCGCGAGCCGGTCGGCGCGCGGGTGCGGTCCTTCCTGCTCGGCTGA